In one window of Athene noctua chromosome 17, bAthNoc1.hap1.1, whole genome shotgun sequence DNA:
- the LOC141967610 gene encoding transmembrane protein 209-like has product MEPPPSQPAVPEERDWKRGQSTLSPPPSKRRALAARPGAPGGVMRGAGRTENLISSYYNITCWPIWHLDLAPLASLFILNAAFDFWVYFKYAVAPTSLVASPRQQTLLGLQNAAGGEESLGLLHPQCSFWFSLPAPSPPPWGQSVLSYSPSRCPRTHPQFGTGCVPGYSPQGRALPSGSTSYSLTGTSSPSSSCTQVSSPSSSPSRSPSPSSAGPVESGGLRSRCRSSPALCNSTGTEEDVTDLKALHAFLRREEQRRQRVQLGIVSGGSDSSSPSSSPALGNCSRSIADCVQVLRKFRYQLACRPRAPSPHKDVPDLRSIWAAEEVWARGTMQRHLLGPVDSWTMKFRNWINETIVVPLVQKIESVRIQLQRMVCPELQIRGCLSICAAEAVSRRSPAKQMLLACGRDCAEAIGRRPWVMQFRGYG; this is encoded by the exons ATGGAGCCGCccccgtcccagccggccgtgccagaggagAGGGACTGGAAGCGGGGCcagagcaccctgtcaccgccccccagcaagcgcagggcgctcGCAGCCAGGCCGGGGGCGCCGGGGGGAGTGAtgaggggagcggggcg gactgaaaatctcaTCAGCTCATATTACAACATCACATGCTGGCCAATCTGGCatcttg atcTCGCACCACTTGCATCTCTGTTCATCCTGAACGCTGCCTTTGATTTCTGGGTGTACTTCAAATACGCAgtggcaccgaccagcctggtcgcgagTCCTCGCCAGCAGaccctgctggggttgcagaatgcagctGG CGGGGAGGAGAGTTTGGGGCTGCTGCATCCGCAATGCTCATTCTGGTTTTCCCTTCCGGCACCTTCTCCTCCGCCCTGGGGCCAGAGTGTGCTGAGTTACAGCCCATCCCGCTGCCCTCGCACCCACCCACAGTTTGGTACCGGTTGTGTCCCGGGGTACAGCCCCCAAGGACGGGCTCTGCCAAGCGGCAGCACTTCTTACAGCCTTACTGGAACCTCTTccccgagcagcagctgcactcag GtttccagccccagctcctctcccagcaggtcaCCGTCCCCCAGTAGCGCTGGGCCAGTGGAAAGCGGCGGGTTAAGGTCTCGTTGCCGCTCTTCCCCCGCTCTGTGTAATTCTACGGGCACAGAGGAGGATGTGACAGACCTCAAGGCACTGCACGCCTTCCTTCGGAGAGAGGAACAGAGGCGACAGAGAGTTCAACTCG GAATCGTTTCCGGGGGTTCGGATTCCAgctctccttccagcagcccagctttGGGGAACTGCAGCCGTTCCATCGCCGACTGCGTgcaggtgctgagaaagttcCGGTACCAGCTGGCCTGCAGGCCCCGGGCCCCATCACCACACAAGGATGTACCTGACCTGCGCTCGATATGGGCTGCAGAAGAG GTCTGGGCACGGGGGACGATGCAGCGCCACCTCCTTGGTCCCGTGGATTCCTGGACCATGAAGTTCAGAAAC tgGATTAATGAGACTATTGTAGTGCCACTTGTCCAAAAGATTGAGTCTGTGCGCATTCAGCTGCAAAGAATGGTGTGTCCAGAGTTGCAGATCAGAG GCTGCCTTTCCATCTGTGCTGCTGAAGCCGTgtcacgcagatcccctgcaaagcaaatgctTCTGGCTTGCGGGCGCGACTGTGCCGAAGCCATTGGCCGGCGCCCGTGGGTGATGCAGTTCAGGGGCTACGGGTGA